The DNA segment ACAGCAAGCGTGATTCGCTGGCCAGGTGTTCTTCGCGGATGACCAGGTTGGCAGCATCGAGCGAGCGCAGGGCAAATAGGGTGCTGCAACTGATCACCACCGCGAGGATGATGGTCAGGGCAATACCTAACTGAGAGGCAATCCGGGCACGAGGCTTGGACATGGCAACTCCATACTGAAGCGTCCGACTACCCATCCGGGGCAGCGCCGTCCAGCAATATTATGTTGAAGGGAATATTTCCTTGAGATCGACAGCTCCATGCAAAGGATTCGGCCTCGCGGGCACATACTTGAGCGGGCCGCGCGGAGAATCGCAAACGATTGCGTATCTGTCTGTAACTCTTAAAGATTTAGTTGCACGGCTAGTTGAACAGTCCCTTCAGCCTCACTGGTCACCTGGAGGTTCAAGTAGGCCGAGGAACGAACTTATTAGTTGGTGTCCAAACGCCATACTGCCCAGAATAGGCAGCTTTTATCCTTTTATCGAATCGAGCCTGAAAAAATATGCAGCCGGCTGCCCTCAAGGAACTCTGGACCATCCTGCGCCTGGCAGGGCCGCTGATCGCCTCGCAATTGGCGCACATGCTGATGGTCTTCACCGACACGGTGATGATGGGCAAACTCGGCCCCGACGCGCTGGCCGGCGGCGGTCTGGGCGCGGCGACCTATAACTTCGTGACCTTTTTCTGCATCGGGGTGATGGCGGCGGTCGGCACGCTGGTCGCGATCCGCCAGGGCGCCGGCGACACCGAGGGCGCCACCCGGCTGACCCAGGCCGGGCTGTGGCTGGCCTGGGGCATGGCGGTAGTGGCGGCCGTGGTGCTGTGGAACCTCGAACCGCTGCTGCTGCATTTCGGCCAGACCCCGAACAACGTGCACATGGCCATGCAGTTCCTCAGCACCTTGCCGCTGGCGCTGCCGGGCCTGCTCAGTTTCATGGCCCTGCGCGGTTTTACCAGCGCGCTGGGCCGGGCCGGGCCGGTGATGGTCATCAGCCTGGTGGGCGCTGCGGCCAACTTTGTTCTCAACTACGCGCTGATCGAAGGCTGGTTCGGCTTGCCGCATCTTGGCCTGTGGGGTATCGGGCTGGTCACTGCGGTGGTCACCAACGCCATGGCCATTGCCCTGGCGCTGCACATCCGTCGGCATCCGGCCTATGACGCCTACCCGATCCGGGCCGGCCTCGGCACATTGTCGCGCAGCCATCTGAGCGAGCTATGGCGCCTGGGCCTGCCGATTGGCGGCACTTATGCGGTGGAGGTCGGGCTGTTCACCTTCGCCGCCTTTTGTATGGGCGCGCTGGGCACCACCCAGATGGCCGCCCATCAGATCGCCCTGCAGACCATTTCCATGGCC comes from the Pseudomonas sp. StFLB209 genome and includes:
- a CDS encoding NorM family multidrug efflux MATE transporter, which encodes MQPAALKELWTILRLAGPLIASQLAHMLMVFTDTVMMGKLGPDALAGGGLGAATYNFVTFFCIGVMAAVGTLVAIRQGAGDTEGATRLTQAGLWLAWGMAVVAAVVLWNLEPLLLHFGQTPNNVHMAMQFLSTLPLALPGLLSFMALRGFTSALGRAGPVMVISLVGAAANFVLNYALIEGWFGLPHLGLWGIGLVTAVVTNAMAIALALHIRRHPAYDAYPIRAGLGTLSRSHLSELWRLGLPIGGTYAVEVGLFTFAAFCMGALGTTQMAAHQIALQTISMAFMIPVGISYAVTMRIGKHYGAGDLLMARTAGRVGIGFGGALMLLFALLFWLAPRTIVGLFLDINDPAFNDIVVLAVKLLAIAAWFELFDGTQTIAMGAIRGLKDAKTTFLIGLGCYWLIAAPAAWLLGFQSPAGAEGVWWGLALGLLCAAATLTWAFERRMAKMLRRADRQPAKAA